A DNA window from Vigna angularis cultivar LongXiaoDou No.4 chromosome 1, ASM1680809v1, whole genome shotgun sequence contains the following coding sequences:
- the LOC108323612 gene encoding uncharacterized protein LOC108323612 isoform X3, with amino-acid sequence MDIDPSSRKRKRASATPTQSRAQLHRNRSGQLRFDLVPSDEEPHPVLFPFHRTNSTKPKREHDEPLRLLMKDLRARRVYSPPQSSNSSLIEGTFLKWTADDSDCTDMKLAEGPDMGLSSEARSFNLGNAESLEENRKLQDCKGNNDGYCPEKIDGLDGKALPTTLPDSEVCVGSTSKVNVCEADITFKDTPTTGIDNTKNDSSLVSQVVLRPRFQGKLFKIPGSANYRRLCTFLRDSVREDSGTPKLGFGQKNEGGEQEKQHPLASQNQEASKEELKTDGRTTREGKCLSEAKVDSTADNGVNGFKSDLPNDGLNQLSSHTNEVNAKPMDFTRSTQGHAAELFSFKADKGNDFLKSKSVPRQNLHKKLFITPGSVSYKRLLPFLMNLTKDDSDTSKFDHQTHIQDEKEDVHPKRFQLPLSSQTEEASIVEHKTDSSPMHGAVESNGVENCVLVYTSNELSHVKQPLLTPQDLPELPIQWDSKEGVCEGLSAPSVNELMEKIVKDDECLTASELNPCSITDVDFHSAKIVANVAPNEDRQESRRHKNESPLKDQIGLFVNSDVSVDENVTNHVRVSNDLPRSLSEKIISGKSDMGGHSGDKVGSMTNDIVICSTMPSEGSNNNAREIKNEFESKITSKQVLRRCLQFNLLKQAGSLNCKRLFPFLLNSNSGTQHQIGLKNDSSSQKFQIPEFQSSRDSWEVTQLQDEQVASNGLCKTESSTDPSISDHEIELPVITKEKTSPPLSKSSIFSEIRGTSSFLISCGKQPETHKCGQSLSQLKVVGQLGDPAVGFRKGILKRNPRGCRGLCTCLNCDSFRLHAERAFEFSKNQLLDAEVVAHDLMKELSLLRNMLEKSADSVNINPVFDGSQVREACRKAFAAEKTAKDRLNQMHDDLKTHSRITSLKEPRVTFALNVEEKIIPPGR; translated from the exons ATGGACATCGACCCGAGCTCCCGGAAGCGGAAACGTGCCTCTGCGACACCCACCCAAAGCAGAGCGCAGCTTCACCGGAACCGCTCCGGTCAACTCCGGTTCGATCTTGTCCCGAGTGATGAGGAACCCCACCCAGTACTCTTTCCCTTTCATCGAACCAATAGCACGAAACCCAAGCGTGAGCACGACGAGCCTCTTCGCCTTCTGATGAAGGACCTTCGTGCCAGGCGTGTCTATTCGCCTCCGCAGTCCTCCAACTCCAGTTTGATCGAAGGCACGTTTCTCAAGTGGACTGCCGACGATTCCGATTGTACTGACATGAAACTTGCCGAAGGCCCCGATATGGGGCTTTCTAGCGAGGCTCGGAGCTTCAATCTAGGGAACGCTGAATCCTTAGAAGAGAACAGAAAATTGCAAGATTGCAAGGGAAATAACGACGGATATTGTCCAGAGAAAATTGATGGTTTGGATGGAAAAGCGTTACCAACGACTCTACCTGATTCTGAGGTATGTGTTGGTTCAACTTCAAAGGTTAACGTATGTGAAGCAGATATTACTTTCAAAGATACACCTACAACGGGGATAGATAACACGAAGAATGATTCTTCTCTTGTGAGCCAAGTT GTTCTCAGACCACGTTTCCAGGGAAAGCTGTTCAAGATCCCGGGTTCTGCCAATTACAGAAGGTTATGTACATTTCTTAGAGATAGCGTGAGAGAAGACTCTG GTACACCAAAATTGGGTTTTGGCCAGAAAAATGAGGGCGGTGAACAGGAGAAACAACATCCTTTGGCGTCTCAAAATCAAGAGGCTTCTAAAGAAGAACTCAAGACCGACGGTCGCACCACGCGTG AGGGAAAATGTTTGAGTGAAGCGAAGGTGGATTCCACTGCAGATAATGGTGTTAACGGTTTTAAAAGTGATTTACCGAATGATGGCCTTAATCAATTGTCTAGCCACACGAATG AGGTTAATGCCAAACCCATGGATTTCACCAGAAGCACCCAAGGGCATGCTGCtgaactattttcttttaaagcTGACAAGGGGAACGATTTCCTCAAGAGTAAATCG GTGCCCAGACAGAACTTGCACAAGAAACTTTTTATAACCCCAGGTTCTGTGAGCTATAAAAGGTTGCTTCCATTTCTAATGAATCTTACCAAAGATGACTCTG ATACATCCAAATTTGATCATCAGACACATATTCAAGATGAAAAGGAAGACGTGCATCCAAAGAGGTTTCAACTTCCTTTGTCATCTCAAACTGAAGAAGCTTCTATAGTTGAACACAAGACAGACAGCAGTCCCATGCATGGTGCAGTTGAATCCAATGGAGTGGAAAACTGTGTATTAGTTTATACTTCTAATGAGTTATCTCATGTCAAGCAACCATTATTGACACCTCAAGACTTGCCTGAATTGCCAATCCAATGGGACTCGAAAGAAGGGGTATGTGAGGGTCTATCTGCTCCCTCTGTCAACGAACTTATGGAGAAAATTGTTAAAGACGATGAATGCTTGACTGCTTCAGAACTTAATCCATGTTCAATAACGGACGTTGATTTTCACTCTGCTAAGATAGTTGCAAATGTTGCGCCAAATGAGGATCGCCAGGAATCCAGACGACACAAGAATGAGTCACCACTCAAAGATCAAATTGGACTTTTTGTCAACAGTGATGTCTCTGTTGATGAGAACGTCACAAATCACGTCCGGGTTTCAAATGATTTACCCCGATCACTATCTGAGAAGATTATCTCAGGCAAATCTGACATGGGAGGACACAGTGGTGACAAAGTTGGAAGTATGACGAATGACATAGTTATATGTTCAACGATGCCTTCAGAAGGTAGTAATAACAATGctagagaaataaaaaatgagtttgaatCCAAGATCACATCG AAACAGGTTCTTAGACGTTGTCTGCAGTTTAATTTGTTGAAACAGGCTGGATCTTTAAACTGCAAAAGACTGTTTCCATTTTTATTGAATA GTAATTCTGGTACTCAGCATCAAATAGGATTAAAAAATGATAGTTCAAgccaaaaatttcaaattcctGAATTTCAGTCATCTCGTGATTCATGGGAAGTGACTCAACTGCAAGATGAACAAGTTGCATCAAATGGACTCTGCAAGACCGAGAGTTCTACTGATCCATCAATTTCTGATCACGAAATAGAATTGCCTGtcataacaaaagaaaaaacttcacCTCCCTTGTCCAAGTCATCAATTTTCTCCGAAATTAGAGGAACTAGTTCTTTTCTGATATCTTGTGGGAAACAACCTGAGACACACAAATGTGGTCAGAGTTTGTCTCAACTGAAAGTCGTAGGACAACTTGGAGACCCTGCAGTTGGTTTCAGAAAAggaattttaaaaagaaatccaaGGGGATGCCGAGGACTTTGCACATGTTTGAACTGTGATTCTTTTCGTCTTCATGCAGAAAGAGCATTTGAATTTTCTAAAAATCAATTGCTAGATGCCGAAGTGGTTGCCCATGACCTTATGAAGGAACTATCTCTTCTAAGAAATATGTTAGAAAAATCAGCTGATAGTGTCAACATCAATCCTGTTTTCGATGGAAGCCAG GTTAGAGAAGCTTGCAGGAAAGCATTTGCAGCGGAAAAAACTGCGAAGGACCGTCTTAATCAGATGCACGATGATCTTAAAACCCATAGCAGAATAACA AGCTTGAAGGAACCAAGGGTGACGTTTGCTCTtaatgttgaagaaaaaatcaTTCCACCGGGGCGGTAA
- the LOC108323612 gene encoding uncharacterized protein LOC108323612 isoform X4 — MDIDPSSRKRKRASATPTQSRAQLHRNRSGQLRFDLVPSDEEPHPVLFPFHRTNSTKPKREHDEPLRLLMKDLRARRVYSPPQSSNSSLIEGTFLKWTADDSDCTDMKLAEGPDMGLSSEARSFNLGNAESLEENRKLQDCKGNNDGYCPEKIDGLDGKALPTTLPDSEVLRPRFQGKLFKIPGSANYRRLCTFLRDSVREDSGTPKLGFGQKNEGGEQEKQHPLASQNQEASKEELKTDGRTTREGKCLSEAKVDSTADNGVNGFKSDLPNDGLNQLSSHTNGNECNEPSHNSACTSEEFGFLDEKYILTTPNAHIYGNSEVNAKPMDFTRSTQGHAAELFSFKADKGNDFLKSKSVPRQNLHKKLFITPGSVSYKRLLPFLMNLTKDDSDTSKFDHQTHIQDEKEDVHPKRFQLPLSSQTEEASIVEHKTDSSPMHGAVESNGVENCVLVYTSNELSHVKQPLLTPQDLPELPIQWDSKEGVCEGLSAPSVNELMEKIVKDDECLTASELNPCSITDVDFHSAKIVANVAPNEDRQESRRHKNESPLKDQIGLFVNSDVSVDENVTNHVRVSNDLPRSLSEKIISGKSDMGGHSGDKVGSMTNDIVICSTMPSEGSNNNAREIKNEFESKITSKQVLRRCLQFNLLKQAGSLNCKRLFPFLLNSNSGTQHQIGLKNDSSSQKFQIPEFQSSRDSWEVTQLQDEQVASNGLCKTESSTDPSISDHEIELPVITKEKTSPPLSKSSIFSEIRGTSSFLISCGKQPETHKCGQSLSQLKVVGQLGDPAVGFRKGILKRNPRGCRGLCTCLNCDSFRLHAERAFEFSKNQLLDAEVVAHDLMKELSLLRNMLEKSADSVNINPVFDGSQVREACRKAFAAEKTAKDRLNQMHDDLKTHSRITSLKEPRVTFALNVEEKIIPPGR, encoded by the exons ATGGACATCGACCCGAGCTCCCGGAAGCGGAAACGTGCCTCTGCGACACCCACCCAAAGCAGAGCGCAGCTTCACCGGAACCGCTCCGGTCAACTCCGGTTCGATCTTGTCCCGAGTGATGAGGAACCCCACCCAGTACTCTTTCCCTTTCATCGAACCAATAGCACGAAACCCAAGCGTGAGCACGACGAGCCTCTTCGCCTTCTGATGAAGGACCTTCGTGCCAGGCGTGTCTATTCGCCTCCGCAGTCCTCCAACTCCAGTTTGATCGAAGGCACGTTTCTCAAGTGGACTGCCGACGATTCCGATTGTACTGACATGAAACTTGCCGAAGGCCCCGATATGGGGCTTTCTAGCGAGGCTCGGAGCTTCAATCTAGGGAACGCTGAATCCTTAGAAGAGAACAGAAAATTGCAAGATTGCAAGGGAAATAACGACGGATATTGTCCAGAGAAAATTGATGGTTTGGATGGAAAAGCGTTACCAACGACTCTACCTGATTCTGAG GTTCTCAGACCACGTTTCCAGGGAAAGCTGTTCAAGATCCCGGGTTCTGCCAATTACAGAAGGTTATGTACATTTCTTAGAGATAGCGTGAGAGAAGACTCTG GTACACCAAAATTGGGTTTTGGCCAGAAAAATGAGGGCGGTGAACAGGAGAAACAACATCCTTTGGCGTCTCAAAATCAAGAGGCTTCTAAAGAAGAACTCAAGACCGACGGTCGCACCACGCGTG AGGGAAAATGTTTGAGTGAAGCGAAGGTGGATTCCACTGCAGATAATGGTGTTAACGGTTTTAAAAGTGATTTACCGAATGATGGCCTTAATCAATTGTCTAGCCACACGAATGGTAATGAATGCAACGAGCCTAGTCATAACAGTGCTTGTACCTCGGAGGAGTTTGGTTTTTTggatgaaaaatatattctgaCAACTCCTAATGCTCATATATATGGTAATTCAGAGGTTAATGCCAAACCCATGGATTTCACCAGAAGCACCCAAGGGCATGCTGCtgaactattttcttttaaagcTGACAAGGGGAACGATTTCCTCAAGAGTAAATCG GTGCCCAGACAGAACTTGCACAAGAAACTTTTTATAACCCCAGGTTCTGTGAGCTATAAAAGGTTGCTTCCATTTCTAATGAATCTTACCAAAGATGACTCTG ATACATCCAAATTTGATCATCAGACACATATTCAAGATGAAAAGGAAGACGTGCATCCAAAGAGGTTTCAACTTCCTTTGTCATCTCAAACTGAAGAAGCTTCTATAGTTGAACACAAGACAGACAGCAGTCCCATGCATGGTGCAGTTGAATCCAATGGAGTGGAAAACTGTGTATTAGTTTATACTTCTAATGAGTTATCTCATGTCAAGCAACCATTATTGACACCTCAAGACTTGCCTGAATTGCCAATCCAATGGGACTCGAAAGAAGGGGTATGTGAGGGTCTATCTGCTCCCTCTGTCAACGAACTTATGGAGAAAATTGTTAAAGACGATGAATGCTTGACTGCTTCAGAACTTAATCCATGTTCAATAACGGACGTTGATTTTCACTCTGCTAAGATAGTTGCAAATGTTGCGCCAAATGAGGATCGCCAGGAATCCAGACGACACAAGAATGAGTCACCACTCAAAGATCAAATTGGACTTTTTGTCAACAGTGATGTCTCTGTTGATGAGAACGTCACAAATCACGTCCGGGTTTCAAATGATTTACCCCGATCACTATCTGAGAAGATTATCTCAGGCAAATCTGACATGGGAGGACACAGTGGTGACAAAGTTGGAAGTATGACGAATGACATAGTTATATGTTCAACGATGCCTTCAGAAGGTAGTAATAACAATGctagagaaataaaaaatgagtttgaatCCAAGATCACATCG AAACAGGTTCTTAGACGTTGTCTGCAGTTTAATTTGTTGAAACAGGCTGGATCTTTAAACTGCAAAAGACTGTTTCCATTTTTATTGAATA GTAATTCTGGTACTCAGCATCAAATAGGATTAAAAAATGATAGTTCAAgccaaaaatttcaaattcctGAATTTCAGTCATCTCGTGATTCATGGGAAGTGACTCAACTGCAAGATGAACAAGTTGCATCAAATGGACTCTGCAAGACCGAGAGTTCTACTGATCCATCAATTTCTGATCACGAAATAGAATTGCCTGtcataacaaaagaaaaaacttcacCTCCCTTGTCCAAGTCATCAATTTTCTCCGAAATTAGAGGAACTAGTTCTTTTCTGATATCTTGTGGGAAACAACCTGAGACACACAAATGTGGTCAGAGTTTGTCTCAACTGAAAGTCGTAGGACAACTTGGAGACCCTGCAGTTGGTTTCAGAAAAggaattttaaaaagaaatccaaGGGGATGCCGAGGACTTTGCACATGTTTGAACTGTGATTCTTTTCGTCTTCATGCAGAAAGAGCATTTGAATTTTCTAAAAATCAATTGCTAGATGCCGAAGTGGTTGCCCATGACCTTATGAAGGAACTATCTCTTCTAAGAAATATGTTAGAAAAATCAGCTGATAGTGTCAACATCAATCCTGTTTTCGATGGAAGCCAG GTTAGAGAAGCTTGCAGGAAAGCATTTGCAGCGGAAAAAACTGCGAAGGACCGTCTTAATCAGATGCACGATGATCTTAAAACCCATAGCAGAATAACA AGCTTGAAGGAACCAAGGGTGACGTTTGCTCTtaatgttgaagaaaaaatcaTTCCACCGGGGCGGTAA